A window of the Hordeum vulgare subsp. vulgare chromosome 5H, MorexV3_pseudomolecules_assembly, whole genome shotgun sequence genome harbors these coding sequences:
- the LOC123395798 gene encoding beta-1,3-galactosyltransferase pvg3-like, whose product MTMMKAPTSTSYLILAPVAILLLVFLLSSLNRAGSDGLGVLCTRRAGAGQYTGVSARAEAEDVPEPELSLLVGILTMPKRRERRDIVRLAYALQPPPAAGARVDVRFVFCNVTDPVEAALVALEIMRHGDIIVLDCAENMNDGKTYAYFSSVPRLFAAAPYDYVMKTDDDTYLRVAALVEELRPRPRHDVYLGYGYNMSGDPMLFMHGMGYVMSWDLASWVSTAEEILARNDTLGPEDLMLGKWLNLAGKGKNRYDLKPRMYDLSWDMDNLRPDSVAVHMLKDNRRWATTLQYFNVTAGIRPSKLYHLP is encoded by the coding sequence ATGACCATGATGAAGGCGCCCACGTCCACCTCCTACCTCATCCTGGCTCCCGTCGCGATCCTGCTCCTCGTCTTCCTGCTCTCATCGCTCAACCGTGCCGGCTCCGATGGCCTCGGTGTCCTCTGCACCCGGCGCGCCGGCGCCGGACAGTACACCGGCGTGTCGGCGCGGGCCGAGGCGGAGGATGTCCCGGAGCCGGAGCTGAGCCTGCTGGTCGGCATCCTGACGATGCCGAAGCGGCGGGAGCGGCGCGACATCGTGCGGCTGGCGTACGCGCTGCAGCCGCCGCCGGCGGCGGGCGCGCGGGTGGACGTGCGCTTCGTGTTCTGCAACGTGACGGACCCGGTGGAGGCGGCGCTGGTGGCGCTGGAGATCATGCGGCACGGCGACATCATCGTGCTCGACTGCGCCGAGAACATGAACGACGGCAAGACGTACGCCTACTTCTCGTCCGTGCCGCGGCTGTTCGCGGCGGCGCCCTACGACTACGTGATGAAGACCGACGACGACACGTACCTGCGGGTGGCGGCGCTGGTGGAGGAGCTCCGGCCCCGGCCGCGCCACGACGTGTACCTCGGCTACGGCTACAACATGAGCGGCGACCCGATGCTGTTCATGCACGGCATGGGGTACGTCATGTCCTGGGACCTGGCGAGCTGGGTGTCGACGGCGGAGGAGATCCTGGCGCGGAACGACACGCTGGGGCCGGAGGACCTGATGCTCGGCAAGTGGCTCAACCTCGccggcaaggggaagaacaggtaCGACCTCAAGCCGCGGATGTACGACCTCAGCTGGGACATGGACAACCTGCGGCCGGACAGCGTCGCCGTGCACATGCTCAAGGACAACCGACGCTGGGCGACCACGCTCCAGTACTTCAACGTCACCGCCGGGATCAGGCCGTCCAAGCTGTACCACCTGCCGTGA